In the genome of Sphingomonas naphthae, one region contains:
- a CDS encoding phosphoenolpyruvate carboxykinase has product MTSRIPTHGLATQGFDVSADIHWNLITPQLVEQALSRGEGILAKDGPLVVKTGKHTGRSANDKFIVRDAETEETVWWGKTNKGMTPEQFATLKTDFLAHLATKDTLFVQDLFGGSQPAYRVKVRVINELAWHNQFIRTLLVRPDASELEGFVPEFTIIDLPTFAADPERHGTRSETVIAVNFTEKLILIGGTKYAGEMKKSVFGILNYKLPAQGVMPMHCSANIGPNGDTAVFFGLSGTGKTTLSADASRTLIGDDEHGWSDQAVFNFEGGCYAKMINLSAEAEPEIFATTKRFGTVLENVVIDETTRELDLDDNSLAENSRGSYPIEFIPNASKDNLGPVPKNIIFLTADAYGVLPPIAKLTPDQAMYHFLSGYTARVAGTEIGVTEPSATFSTCFGAPFMPRHPSIYGNLLKERIAKGGVDCWLVNTGWSGGKATMPGIKRMPIKATRALLNAALDGSLKDAEFTKDPNFGFEVPVAVAGVDSKLLDPRGSWADAAEYDKTAQTLVGQFIENFAQFEDHVDVGVREAAPKAA; this is encoded by the coding sequence TTGACCAGCCGCATCCCGACCCACGGCCTCGCCACCCAGGGTTTCGACGTTTCCGCCGACATCCACTGGAACCTCATCACGCCGCAGCTCGTCGAGCAGGCGCTGAGCCGGGGCGAGGGCATTCTGGCCAAGGACGGCCCGCTGGTGGTGAAGACCGGCAAGCACACCGGCCGCTCGGCGAACGACAAGTTCATCGTCCGCGATGCCGAGACCGAAGAGACGGTGTGGTGGGGCAAGACCAACAAGGGCATGACCCCGGAGCAGTTCGCCACGCTCAAGACCGATTTCCTCGCCCACCTCGCCACCAAGGACACCCTGTTCGTGCAGGATCTGTTCGGCGGGTCGCAGCCGGCCTATCGCGTCAAGGTTCGCGTCATCAACGAGCTGGCGTGGCACAACCAGTTCATCCGCACGCTGCTGGTGCGCCCTGACGCGAGCGAACTGGAAGGCTTCGTCCCCGAATTCACCATCATCGACCTGCCGACCTTCGCGGCCGATCCCGAGCGCCACGGCACCCGCAGCGAGACGGTGATCGCGGTCAACTTCACCGAGAAGCTGATCCTGATCGGCGGCACCAAATATGCCGGCGAGATGAAGAAGTCGGTGTTCGGCATCCTCAACTACAAGCTGCCCGCGCAGGGTGTGATGCCGATGCACTGCTCGGCCAACATCGGCCCGAACGGCGACACCGCCGTGTTCTTCGGCCTCTCCGGCACTGGCAAGACGACGCTCTCGGCCGATGCCAGCCGCACGCTGATCGGCGACGACGAGCATGGCTGGTCCGATCAGGCGGTCTTCAATTTCGAGGGCGGCTGCTACGCCAAGATGATCAACCTCTCGGCCGAGGCTGAGCCGGAGATCTTCGCCACCACCAAGCGCTTCGGCACGGTGCTGGAAAACGTCGTGATCGACGAGACCACCCGCGAGCTGGACCTCGACGACAACAGCCTGGCCGAGAACAGCCGTGGTTCCTATCCGATCGAATTCATCCCGAATGCGTCGAAGGACAATCTCGGCCCCGTCCCGAAGAATATCATCTTCCTGACGGCGGACGCTTATGGCGTGCTGCCCCCGATCGCGAAGCTGACGCCCGATCAGGCGATGTATCACTTCCTCTCGGGCTATACCGCGCGCGTGGCGGGCACCGAGATCGGCGTGACCGAGCCGTCGGCCACCTTCTCCACCTGCTTCGGCGCGCCTTTCATGCCGCGCCACCCGTCGATCTACGGCAACCTCCTCAAGGAGCGGATCGCCAAGGGCGGCGTCGATTGCTGGCTGGTCAACACCGGCTGGTCGGGCGGCAAGGCCACCATGCCCGGCATCAAGCGCATGCCGATCAAGGCGACCCGCGCCCTCCTCAACGCCGCGCTGGACGGCAGCCTGAAGGATGCCGAATTCACCAAGGATCCGAACTTCGGCTTCGAGGTTCCGGTCGCGGTGGCGGGCGTCGACAGCAAGCTGCTCGATCCGCGCGGCTCGTGGGCCGACGCGGCGGAATATGACAAG
- a CDS encoding response regulator transcription factor has product MTASIALVDDDRNILTSVSITLQSEGFAVRVYSDGETALKALTENPADLAVLDIKMPRMDGMELLRRLREKSQVPVIFLTSKDDELDEALGLALGADDYITKPFSQRLLIARIRALLRRTESRAGVVHDDAPVAEMIERGRLSMDPARHRVQWGGRDVTLTVTEFLILEALAQRPGFVKSRDQLMDTAYQDDVYVDDRTIDSHIKRLRRKFRQVDSDFKAIETLYGVGYRFSEE; this is encoded by the coding sequence ATGACCGCCTCGATCGCTCTCGTCGATGACGACCGCAACATCCTGACCTCGGTTTCGATCACCCTCCAATCCGAGGGATTCGCCGTGCGCGTCTATTCGGACGGGGAGACGGCGCTGAAGGCGCTGACCGAAAATCCCGCCGACCTCGCCGTGCTCGACATCAAGATGCCGCGCATGGACGGGATGGAACTGCTGCGCCGCCTGCGCGAGAAGAGTCAGGTGCCGGTGATCTTCCTGACCAGCAAGGACGACGAGCTGGACGAGGCGCTCGGCCTCGCCCTCGGCGCCGACGATTATATCACCAAGCCTTTCTCGCAGCGCCTCCTGATCGCCCGCATCCGCGCGCTGCTGCGCCGCACCGAATCCCGCGCCGGCGTCGTGCATGACGACGCGCCCGTGGCCGAGATGATCGAGCGCGGCCGCCTGTCGATGGACCCGGCGCGCCACCGCGTGCAGTGGGGCGGGCGCGACGTGACCCTTACCGTCACCGAATTCCTCATCCTGGAGGCCCTGGCCCAAAGGCCCGGCTTCGTGAAATCACGCGACCAGCTGATGGATACGGCCTATCAGGACGATGTCTATGTCGACGACCGCACCATCGACAGCCACATCAAGCGGCTCCGGCGCAAGTTCCGCCAGGTCGATTCCGATTTCAAGGCGATCGAGACGCTCTATGGCGTGGGCTACCGCTTTTCGGAGGAATGA
- a CDS encoding sensor histidine kinase, with the protein MAWATAFRRNDEGELGWTAGLTLTARILAVNIFALALLAGGFFYLDSFRTQLIDQQMEQKADEVVAVAAAVGAAPPAARGPMAARIGNALDSRIRLYGRDGARQLDSFAFGPPAYVLRDPNTEPLQRRIARFLDRAIDTIVFADRPPPYAEPARDRLEAWPELRTARATGAERTMLRRAPDRTPMISAAMPLPDGTGVVLVTANARDIVRSVRAERFWLSIILLGTTILSVLLSLFLARTIARPLRRLALAAHRVRLGRAREVQVPRLPSRRDEIGTLARALSDMSQALRQKIDATEAFAADVTHELKNPLASLRSAVDSLDIVQQPDLRQRLVTVIKDDVHRLDRLITDIAEASRLDAEFARARFETIDLGLMIEGLIAAREARGQPENVRLAFARPHKGTAVVFGDGSRLARVFENLIDNAVSFSPPAGLVQVSATRDDEEVVIRVDDEGPGVSHEMRDAIFNRFHSIRPESEGFASHSGLGLAIAKAIVEGHNGTITVEDRDDRRSGARFLIRLPAAVR; encoded by the coding sequence ATGGCGTGGGCTACCGCTTTTCGGAGGAATGACGAGGGCGAGCTTGGCTGGACCGCCGGGCTGACGCTCACCGCCCGCATCCTCGCGGTCAACATCTTCGCGCTCGCGCTGCTGGCGGGCGGCTTCTTCTATCTCGACAGTTTCCGCACCCAGCTGATCGATCAGCAGATGGAGCAGAAGGCCGACGAGGTGGTGGCGGTCGCCGCGGCCGTGGGGGCGGCGCCCCCGGCCGCGCGCGGGCCGATGGCGGCGCGGATCGGCAACGCGCTCGATTCGCGCATCCGCCTCTACGGCCGCGACGGCGCGCGCCAGCTCGACAGCTTCGCCTTCGGCCCGCCGGCCTATGTGCTGCGCGATCCCAATACCGAGCCGCTCCAGCGTCGAATCGCCCGCTTCCTCGATCGCGCGATCGACACGATCGTATTCGCCGATCGCCCGCCGCCCTATGCCGAGCCGGCGCGCGACCGGCTGGAAGCCTGGCCCGAACTGCGCACCGCGCGGGCGACCGGCGCCGAGCGGACGATGCTGCGCCGCGCGCCCGATCGCACCCCGATGATCTCCGCCGCGATGCCCTTGCCCGACGGCACCGGCGTCGTGCTGGTCACCGCCAACGCGCGCGATATCGTGCGCAGCGTGCGGGCCGAACGCTTCTGGCTGAGCATAATCCTGCTCGGCACGACCATCCTGTCGGTGCTGCTCTCGCTGTTCCTGGCGCGCACCATCGCCCGGCCGCTGCGGCGGCTGGCGCTGGCCGCGCACCGCGTCCGCCTTGGCCGCGCGCGCGAGGTGCAGGTGCCGCGCCTGCCCTCGCGCCGCGACGAGATCGGCACGCTCGCCCGCGCGCTCAGCGATATGAGCCAGGCGCTGCGCCAGAAGATCGACGCCACCGAAGCCTTCGCCGCCGACGTGACCCACGAGCTGAAGAACCCGCTCGCCTCGCTGCGGTCTGCGGTGGACAGCCTCGATATCGTCCAGCAGCCCGATCTGCGCCAACGGCTGGTCACCGTCATCAAGGACGACGTGCACCGGCTCGACCGGCTTATCACCGACATCGCCGAAGCCTCGCGCCTCGACGCGGAATTCGCGCGCGCGCGTTTCGAGACGATCGATCTGGGGCTGATGATCGAGGGGCTGATCGCCGCGCGCGAGGCGCGCGGCCAGCCCGAGAATGTCCGCCTCGCCTTCGCCCGCCCGCACAAGGGCACGGCGGTGGTGTTCGGCGACGGATCGCGCCTGGCCCGCGTGTTCGAGAATCTGATCGACAATGCCGTGTCCTTCTCGCCGCCGGCCGGGCTGGTGCAGGTCTCCGCCACGCGCGACGACGAGGAGGTGGTGATCCGGGTGGACGACGAGGGGCCGGGCGTGTCGCACGAGATGCGCGACGCGATCTTCAACCGCTTCCATTCGATCCGCCCGGAGAGCGAGGGCTTCGCGAGCCATTCCGGCCTGGGCCTCGCCATCGCCAAGGCCATCGTCGAGGGGCATAATGGCACGATCACCGTGGAGGATCGCGACGATCGCAGGAGCGGCGCCCGCTTCCTGATCCGCCTGCCGGCGGCGGTGCGCTGA
- a CDS encoding HPr kinase/phosphorylase, with amino-acid sequence MAAGLTIHATCVAIDGRAVLLIGPSGSGKSDLALRLIDRGAKLVADDRTILDPVAGELRASVPATIAGQIEVRGVGIVAATPVTAPVALAVRLDAMPERMPPEVLPLTDYAGLGVPTLALDGFEASAPLKVELALKALPR; translated from the coding sequence GTGGCGGCCGGGCTGACGATCCACGCGACCTGCGTGGCGATCGACGGCCGCGCGGTGCTGCTGATCGGCCCTTCGGGATCGGGCAAGTCCGATCTGGCGCTGCGCCTGATCGATCGCGGCGCGAAGCTGGTGGCGGACGATCGCACCATCCTCGATCCCGTCGCGGGCGAATTGCGGGCCAGCGTGCCCGCCACCATCGCCGGCCAGATCGAGGTGCGCGGCGTCGGCATCGTCGCGGCCACGCCCGTCACCGCCCCCGTGGCGCTGGCGGTACGGCTGGACGCCATGCCCGAGCGGATGCCGCCCGAAGTCCTGCCGCTGACCGATTATGCCGGCCTCGGCGTGCCGACCCTCGCGCTCGACGGCTTCGAGGCCTCCGCCCCGCTCAAGGTCGAACTCGCGCTGAAGGCCCTCCCCCGATGA
- the rapZ gene encoding RNase adapter RapZ gives MTGASRPRRILVLTGLSGAGRTTALKSLEDMGWEVVDNVPLRLLERLLESPPPAGALDEDRPFALGIDSRTRGFDTGRILSRVSKLREDLDVSVLFLDCAGAELARRYSETRRRHPLAQDRPAEDGILRERELLAPLRAAADHLIDTTGLTTNGLQAEMRALFGADGAGGPTLSIMSFGFSRGVPRQADLMFDMRFLRNPHWERDLRPLTGLDRPVADYVAADPAYAEALERIEGLLLMLLPRYAGEGKSYVTVAIGCTGGKHRSVHVAQRLTETLRAAGFSPTLTHRDLVR, from the coding sequence ATGACCGGCGCCTCGCGCCCCCGCCGCATCCTCGTCCTCACCGGCCTTTCGGGCGCCGGCCGCACCACCGCGCTGAAAAGCCTGGAGGATATGGGCTGGGAGGTGGTCGACAACGTCCCCCTCCGCCTGCTCGAACGCCTCCTCGAAAGCCCGCCACCGGCCGGCGCGCTCGACGAGGATCGCCCCTTCGCGCTCGGCATCGACAGCCGCACGCGGGGCTTCGATACCGGCCGCATCCTGTCGCGCGTGTCCAAGCTGCGCGAGGATCTCGACGTCTCGGTGCTGTTCCTCGACTGCGCCGGCGCCGAACTCGCCCGCCGCTATTCGGAGACCCGCCGCCGCCACCCGCTGGCGCAGGACCGCCCCGCCGAGGACGGCATCCTGCGCGAACGCGAACTGCTCGCCCCTCTGCGCGCCGCCGCCGACCATCTGATCGACACCACGGGCCTCACCACCAACGGGCTACAGGCCGAGATGCGGGCGCTGTTCGGGGCGGACGGGGCGGGCGGGCCGACGCTGTCGATCATGTCCTTCGGCTTCTCGCGCGGGGTGCCGCGCCAGGCCGATCTGATGTTCGACATGCGTTTCCTGCGCAATCCGCACTGGGAGCGCGACCTGCGCCCTCTGACGGGACTCGACCGCCCCGTCGCCGATTACGTCGCCGCCGATCCGGCCTATGCCGAGGCGCTGGAGCGGATCGAGGGGCTGCTGCTGATGTTGCTCCCGCGCTACGCCGGCGAGGGAAAATCCTATGTCACGGTGGCGATCGGCTGCACCGGAGGGAAGCACCGCTCGGTTCACGTTGCGCAAAGATTGACAGAAACATTGCGCGCAGCGGGATTTTCGCCCACCCTCACCCATCGCGATCTCGTGCGTTAG
- a CDS encoding PTS sugar transporter subunit IIA yields MIGLVLVTHGGLAAEFVTAMEHVVGKQRAVEAICIGPEDDMEARRADIAKAVKAVDDGSGVILLTDLFGGTPSNLAISLMEPGRVEVIAGVNLPMLIRLEGARKMMKVTAAVAAAREAGRKYISVASEVLGEAAA; encoded by the coding sequence ATGATCGGATTGGTGTTGGTGACGCACGGCGGCCTGGCCGCGGAATTCGTCACCGCTATGGAGCATGTCGTGGGCAAGCAGCGCGCCGTCGAGGCGATCTGTATCGGCCCGGAAGACGACATGGAAGCGCGACGCGCCGACATCGCCAAGGCGGTGAAGGCGGTGGATGATGGCTCCGGCGTCATCCTGCTGACCGATCTGTTCGGCGGCACGCCCTCCAACCTCGCCATCTCGCTCATGGAGCCCGGCCGCGTCGAAGTCATCGCCGGCGTCAACCTGCCCATGCTCATCAGGCTGGAGGGTGCGCGAAAGATGATGAAGGTCACAGCAGCGGTGGCGGCGGCACGCGAGGCCGGCCGCAAATATATCTCCGTCGCGTCCGAGGTTCTCGGCGAGGCGGCGGCGTGA
- a CDS encoding HPr family phosphocarrier protein — protein sequence MTGPLLGGSDGVGEAVRQTVLIANKRGLHARASAKFVTLAAAQDATIEVEKAGSGSVLGTSIMGLMMLGAAKGDHVTISASGAKADAALAVLVELVENKFGEE from the coding sequence GTGACTGGCCCCTTGCTGGGCGGGTCCGATGGCGTCGGCGAGGCCGTCCGCCAGACCGTCCTGATCGCCAACAAGCGCGGCCTCCACGCCCGCGCCTCGGCCAAGTTCGTCACCCTCGCCGCCGCGCAGGACGCAACGATCGAGGTGGAGAAGGCGGGCTCCGGATCGGTGCTGGGCACGTCGATCATGGGGCTGATGATGCTGGGCGCCGCCAAGGGCGACCATGTCACCATCAGCGCGAGCGGCGCCAAGGCGGATGCGGCACTGGCCGTGCTGGTCGAACTGGTCGAGAACAAGTTCGGCGAGGAGTGA
- a CDS encoding Isoquinoline 1-oxidoreductase subunit → MSARLLAVGVAGFALAAIGAAAARTAPATPEVGLKPVAAFASITDGNKRSLALFAEVGKVIQSPRCLNCHPAGDRPTQTDAMRPHEPLVVRGAGGMGAPGMRCTTCHHAANFDPAGVPGNPMWHLAPIEMAWQGKSLGEICRQIKDPARNGGKDMAQLIHHMAEDELVGWGWHPGGTRTPAPGTQKQFGELFKAWAESGAVCPS, encoded by the coding sequence ATGAGCGCGCGTCTCCTCGCAGTCGGCGTCGCCGGCTTCGCGCTGGCCGCGATCGGCGCCGCCGCCGCGCGCACCGCGCCCGCCACGCCGGAAGTGGGTCTGAAGCCGGTCGCGGCGTTCGCCTCGATCACGGACGGCAACAAACGCAGCCTCGCGCTCTTCGCCGAGGTCGGCAAGGTCATCCAGAGCCCGCGCTGCCTCAACTGCCACCCCGCCGGCGACCGTCCGACCCAGACCGACGCGATGCGCCCGCACGAGCCCCTCGTCGTGCGCGGCGCGGGCGGCATGGGCGCGCCGGGGATGCGCTGCACCACCTGCCACCATGCGGCGAATTTCGATCCGGCGGGCGTGCCGGGCAATCCGATGTGGCATCTGGCGCCGATCGAGATGGCCTGGCAGGGCAAGTCGCTCGGCGAGATCTGCCGCCAGATCAAGGATCCGGCGCGCAACGGCGGCAAGGACATGGCCCAACTGATCCACCACATGGCCGAGGACGAGCTGGTCGGCTGGGGCTGGCACCCCGGCGGCACCCGCACCCCCGCGCCCGGCACGCAGAAGCAGTTCGGCGAGTTGTTCAAGGCGTGGGCGGAGAGCGGCGCGGTGTGCCCGTCGTGA
- a CDS encoding xanthine dehydrogenase family protein molybdopterin-binding subunit — protein MGYEQNITRRAALAAGGALVVGFHLMPQGAHAQAAPGDPPPPANPNAFLRIGADDTVTVISKHIEFGQGPYTGLATMACEELDADWSQMRATSAPADAKLYGNAVMGGIQGTGGSSAMASSFDQMRGAAAAARAMLVLAAAKQWGVDPATITVDKGVIAHRPSKRSGRFGQFAAAAATLPAPPRPTLKDPKDYKFIGRDHVVGKVDSAAKVNGSAKFTIDQAAPGMLTVVVARPALFGAKIDTFDGAAALKVKGVVAVRKVSSGVAVYATGTWPALKARRLIEAKWNEAAAETRGTEDMLVDYRASVTGADGRVVNQHGDVEAGLATGQRHKAEFVFPYLAHAPMEPLDGFLEWDGKTAVARFGCQMQTADHAAIAKVLGLPQDKVTIETLLAGGSFGRRAQSDAELAVELAEAARAIGPGKPVKLVRTREDDITGGYYRPLALHTMEGSIEGGVIKGWKNHIVCQSFIATSPFAAAMMKDGIDPTMSEGASELPYRTENFRCMAHTVDSPVPTLWWRSVGHTHTGYAVECFVDRLLQADGRDPVEGRLALIDNPRFAGVLKAVAKLARWNGPGPVNGRARGVAVVESFGSFVAQIAEVSLAPDGTPKVHKVWAAVDLGVAINPDIIRAQLEGGIGYALGHALYAEVPLEGGRPTVANFDTYRSLRIHEMPEVEVVIVPSTEKPTGIGEPGVPPLAPAVANAMARLGRERPTRLPMVRA, from the coding sequence ATGGGCTATGAGCAGAACATCACCCGCCGCGCCGCGCTGGCCGCTGGCGGCGCGCTGGTCGTCGGCTTCCACCTGATGCCGCAGGGCGCCCACGCGCAGGCCGCGCCGGGTGACCCGCCGCCGCCCGCCAACCCCAACGCCTTCCTCCGCATCGGCGCGGACGACACGGTGACGGTGATCTCCAAGCATATCGAATTCGGGCAGGGGCCGTACACCGGCCTCGCCACCATGGCCTGCGAGGAGCTGGACGCCGACTGGAGCCAGATGCGCGCCACCTCGGCGCCGGCCGATGCCAAGCTGTACGGCAATGCCGTGATGGGCGGCATCCAGGGCACCGGCGGCTCCTCCGCCATGGCCAGTTCGTTCGATCAGATGCGGGGCGCCGCCGCCGCCGCCCGCGCGATGCTGGTGCTGGCCGCCGCGAAGCAATGGGGCGTCGATCCCGCGACGATCACCGTGGACAAGGGCGTGATCGCGCACCGGCCGAGCAAGCGCAGCGGCCGCTTCGGCCAGTTCGCCGCCGCCGCCGCGACCCTGCCGGCCCCGCCGCGCCCGACCCTGAAGGATCCCAAGGACTATAAGTTCATCGGCCGCGACCATGTCGTCGGCAAGGTGGACAGCGCCGCCAAGGTCAACGGCAGCGCGAAATTCACGATCGATCAGGCCGCGCCGGGGATGCTGACCGTCGTCGTCGCGCGCCCGGCCCTGTTCGGGGCGAAGATCGACACGTTCGATGGCGCCGCCGCGCTCAAGGTGAAGGGCGTCGTCGCCGTCCGCAAAGTGTCGAGCGGGGTGGCGGTCTATGCCACCGGCACCTGGCCCGCGCTGAAGGCGCGCCGGCTGATCGAGGCCAAGTGGAACGAGGCCGCCGCCGAGACGCGCGGCACCGAGGACATGCTCGTCGACTATCGTGCCAGCGTGACGGGCGCGGACGGCCGGGTCGTCAACCAGCATGGCGATGTCGAGGCGGGCCTCGCCACCGGCCAGCGCCACAAGGCCGAGTTCGTCTTCCCCTACCTCGCCCACGCGCCGATGGAGCCGCTCGACGGCTTCCTCGAATGGGATGGCAAGACCGCCGTCGCCCGCTTCGGGTGCCAGATGCAGACCGCCGACCATGCCGCCATCGCCAAGGTGCTGGGGCTGCCGCAGGACAAGGTGACGATCGAAACCCTGCTGGCGGGAGGCAGCTTCGGCCGCCGCGCCCAATCCGATGCCGAGCTGGCGGTCGAACTGGCCGAGGCCGCCAGGGCGATCGGCCCCGGCAAGCCCGTGAAGCTCGTCCGCACGCGGGAGGACGACATCACCGGCGGCTATTATCGCCCGCTGGCGCTCCACACGATGGAGGGCTCGATCGAGGGCGGCGTCATCAAGGGGTGGAAGAACCACATCGTCTGCCAATCCTTCATCGCCACCAGCCCCTTCGCGGCGGCGATGATGAAGGACGGCATCGATCCCACGATGAGCGAGGGCGCCAGCGAACTGCCCTACCGCACCGAAAACTTCCGCTGCATGGCGCATACCGTCGACAGCCCGGTGCCGACGCTCTGGTGGCGTTCGGTCGGCCACACCCACACCGGCTATGCGGTGGAGTGCTTCGTCGATCGGCTGTTGCAGGCGGACGGGCGCGATCCGGTCGAGGGGCGTCTCGCCCTGATCGATAACCCGCGCTTCGCCGGCGTGCTGAAGGCGGTGGCGAAACTCGCCAGATGGAACGGGCCGGGGCCGGTCAACGGCCGTGCGCGGGGTGTGGCGGTCGTCGAGAGCTTCGGCAGCTTCGTCGCGCAGATCGCCGAAGTGTCGCTGGCACCCGACGGCACGCCGAAGGTCCACAAGGTGTGGGCGGCGGTCGATCTGGGCGTGGCGATCAACCCGGACATCATCCGCGCGCAGCTGGAAGGCGGCATCGGCTATGCCCTCGGCCACGCGCTCTATGCCGAGGTGCCGCTGGAAGGGGGGCGGCCCACCGTCGCCAATTTCGACACCTATCGTTCGCTCCGCATCCACGAGATGCCCGAGGTGGAGGTCGTGATCGTGCCGTCGACCGAGAAACCGACCGGGATCGGCGAGCCCGGCGTCCCGCCGCTCGCCCCCGCCGTCGCCAACGCCATGGCCCGGCTGGGCCGCGAACGCCCCACGCGCCTGCCGATGGTGCGGGCATGA
- a CDS encoding (2Fe-2S)-binding protein, translating into MAFSISVNGTSRSVDVDADTPLLWVIRDNLGLTGTKFGCGVAQCGACTVHIDGQPVRSCTLPVSAVGKGRVTTIEAVSGPEAKAVQAAWIARDVPQCGYCQSGQVMSAVALLREVKKPSDTDIDHAMNGNICRCATYVRIRAAIHDAAKALEA; encoded by the coding sequence ATGGCATTCAGCATATCGGTCAACGGCACGTCGCGGAGCGTCGATGTCGATGCGGACACCCCGCTTCTGTGGGTGATCCGCGACAATCTCGGCCTCACCGGCACCAAATTCGGCTGCGGGGTGGCGCAATGCGGCGCCTGCACGGTGCATATCGATGGCCAGCCGGTGCGCTCCTGCACGCTGCCCGTCTCGGCCGTCGGCAAGGGGCGGGTCACCACGATCGAGGCGGTCAGCGGGCCGGAGGCGAAGGCGGTGCAGGCCGCGTGGATCGCGCGTGACGTGCCGCAATGCGGCTATTGCCAGTCGGGCCAGGTGATGAGCGCCGTCGCGCTGCTGCGCGAGGTGAAGAAGCCCAGCGACACCGATATCGACCATGCCATGAACGGCAATATCTGCCGTTGCGCGACCTATGTCCGCATCCGCGCCGCGATCCATGACGCGGCCAAGGCGCTGGAGGCCTGA
- the thiS gene encoding sulfur carrier protein ThiS has protein sequence MTTDGTLSIRLNGEHRRVTDGISIAELVAELGLVVEKVAVERNLEVVPRTTLADVKVEDGDDLEIVHFVGGGDHVAAADDSWTVAGKTFRSRLIVGTGKYKDFAQNAAAVEASGAEIVTVAVRRVNVADRNQPMLTDFIDPKKITYLPNTAGCFDAESAIRTLRLAREAGGWTLVKLEVLGEARTLYPDMHETLRATEVLAKEGFQPMVYCVDDPIGAKRLENAGAVAIMPLGAPIGSGLGIQNAVTIRLIVEGTSLPVLVDAGVGTASDAAAAMELGCDGVLMNTAIAEAKDPILMARAMRLAVESGRLAYRAGRMAKRRYADPSSPLAGLI, from the coding sequence ATGACCACCGACGGAACGCTTTCCATCCGCCTCAACGGCGAACATCGCCGCGTGACGGACGGGATCAGCATCGCCGAGCTGGTCGCCGAACTGGGGCTGGTGGTCGAGAAGGTCGCGGTCGAGCGCAACCTGGAGGTCGTGCCGCGCACCACGCTCGCCGACGTGAAGGTCGAGGATGGCGACGATCTGGAGATCGTTCATTTCGTCGGCGGCGGCGATCATGTGGCCGCAGCCGACGACAGCTGGACGGTTGCGGGCAAGACCTTCCGATCGCGGCTGATCGTCGGCACGGGCAAATATAAGGACTTCGCCCAGAATGCGGCGGCGGTCGAGGCATCGGGCGCGGAGATCGTGACCGTGGCGGTGCGCCGCGTGAACGTCGCCGATCGCAACCAGCCGATGCTGACCGACTTCATCGACCCGAAGAAGATCACCTACCTGCCCAACACCGCCGGTTGTTTCGATGCCGAAAGCGCGATCCGCACCCTGCGGCTGGCGCGCGAGGCCGGCGGCTGGACCCTCGTGAAGCTGGAGGTGCTGGGTGAGGCGCGGACCCTCTACCCCGACATGCACGAGACGCTGCGCGCCACCGAAGTCCTCGCCAAAGAGGGTTTCCAGCCGATGGTCTATTGCGTCGACGATCCCATCGGCGCGAAGCGGCTGGAAAATGCCGGCGCGGTCGCGATCATGCCGCTGGGCGCGCCGATCGGATCGGGCCTCGGCATCCAGAACGCCGTCACCATCCGGCTGATCGTGGAGGGCACCAGCCTGCCCGTGCTGGTCGATGCCGGTGTCGGCACCGCCTCCGATGCGGCGGCGGCGATGGAATTGGGCTGCGACGGCGTGCTGATGAACACCGCCATCGCCGAGGCGAAAGACCCGATCCTGATGGCGCGAGCGATGCGGCTGGCGGTGGAATCGGGCCGCCTGGCCTATCGCGCCGGGCGGATGGCCAAGCGGCGCTATGCCGATCCGTCCAGCCCTCTGGCGGGCTTAATCTGA
- the aroQ gene encoding type II 3-dehydroquinate dehydratase, protein MSDKQTVFVLNGPNLNLLGMREPHIYGHDTLDDIAAMLEDRGVELGLAVDLRQSNHEGHLVDWLHEAQAEGAKAVLLNAGAFTHTSVALYDAIKAVTVPVIEVHLSNPHAREAFRHKSYVGMAARGTIAGFGPASYLLALDAAAKL, encoded by the coding sequence ATGAGCGATAAGCAGACGGTGTTCGTGCTCAACGGCCCCAACCTCAACCTGCTCGGCATGCGCGAACCGCATATCTATGGCCACGACACGCTCGACGACATCGCCGCCATGCTGGAGGATCGCGGGGTGGAACTGGGCCTCGCGGTCGATCTGCGCCAGTCCAACCACGAGGGCCATCTGGTCGACTGGCTGCACGAGGCGCAGGCCGAGGGGGCGAAGGCGGTGCTGCTCAACGCCGGGGCCTTCACCCATACTTCGGTGGCGCTGTACGATGCGATCAAGGCTGTCACCGTGCCCGTGATCGAGGTGCATCTGTCGAACCCCCACGCGCGCGAGGCGTTTCGCCACAAGAGCTATGTCGGCATGGCCGCCAGGGGCACGATCGCCGGTTTCGGGCCGGCTTCGTATCTGCTCGCGCTGGACGCGGCCGCCAAGCTCTGA